In Solanum pennellii chromosome 7, SPENNV200, the following are encoded in one genomic region:
- the LOC107026527 gene encoding enhanced ethylene response protein 5: protein MASAYLSIGEAHRRITDFLNRFSDAVSSQDAKSLCLIFCIASNSSFLLSLSDALITFQDASRVMRQTDRYSQYADILLPLFRALQSYRLKNLVESYQAFEKAANAFTQEFRNWESAWALEALYVIAYETRILAERADRELASNGKTPEKLKGAGSFLMKVFGVLAGKGSKRVGALYVTCQLFKIYFKLGTVHLCKSVTRSIETARIFDFEEFPLRDKVTYMYYTGRLEVYNENFSAADHKLSYALSHCNPRKERNIRMILKYLIPVKLSIGILPKTSLLEKYNLTEYNNIVLALRRGDLRLLRCALQEHEDQFLRSGVYLVLEKLELQVYQRLLKKIYIFQKQKDPNKAHQIKLDLIVRALKWLEIDMDVDEMECVMSILIYKNLVKGYFAHKSKVVVLSKQDPFPRLTGKAINS, encoded by the exons atggCTTCAGCCTATTTAAGCATTGGAGAAGCTCACAGACGAATTACTGACTTCCTCAATCGCTTCTCCGATGCTGTTTCATCTCAAGATGCCAAGTCTCTATGCCTTATTTTCTGTATCGCTTCAAattcttcttttctcctttctctatCCGATGCCCTCATCACTTTCCAG GATGCTAGCAGAGTAATGAGACAAACTGATAGGTACTCTCAGTATGCAGATATACTACTCCCTCTATTTCGTGCTTTACAAAGTTATCGTCTCAAAAACTTGGTTGAATCTTACCAGGCTTTTGAAAAAGCTGCCAA TGCATTTACTCAAGAGTTTCGCAACTGGGAATCTGCTTGGGCTTTGGAAGCCCTTTATGTCATTGCCTATGAAACTAGAATTCTAGCAGAAAGG GCAGATAGAGAGTTGGCTTCTAATGGAAAAACTCCTGAGAAGTTGAAAGGGGCTGGCTCATTTCTCATGAAAGTGTTTGGAGTCCTTGCTGGAAAAGGATCAAAACGTGTTGGAGCTTTGTACGTGACTTGCCagcttttcaaaatttatttcaagcTCGGAACAGTTCACTTGTGTAAAAGTGTTACAAGAAGCATTGAAACTGCCCGCATTTTCGATTTCGAGGAGTTTCCTCTTAGGGATAAGGTTACTTACATGTATTATACTGGACGGTTGGAGGTGTACAATGAAAATTTCTCTGCTGCTGATCATAAGCTATCATATGCTCTAAGCCATTGCAATCCtcggaaagaaagaaatataag GATGATACTAAAATATCTGATACCTGTGAAGCTCTCAATAGGCATCTTACCTAAAACTTCGCTTTTGGAGAAGTACAATTTGACTGAG TACAACAACATTGTGCTTGCCCTTAGAAGGGGGGATCTACGACTTCTTCGATGTGCTCTGCAGGAACATGAAGACCA GTTTTTAAGGTCTGGCGTTTATCTTGTCCTGGAGAAGCTAGAGCTCCAAGTTTACCAGCGGTTACTAAAGAAGAT CTATATTTTTCAGAAGCAGAAAGATCCGAATAAAGCTCACCAAATCAAGTTAGACTTAATTGTTAGAGCTCTAAAATGGCTTGAAATTGATATGGATGTTGATGAG ATGGAGTGTGTCATgtctattttgatatataagaACCTGGTCAAAGGTTACTTTGCTCACAAAAGCAAAGTTGTAGTTTTAAGCAAGCAAGAcccttttccaagattgacagGCAAAGCAATTAACTCATAA